The sequence CACTCTGACTTTGTATGGATTTTTGCGGAACGACTTGAGCATTTCTTTTTCCTGACCCGTCAAAGCCAACTCGGAATTTCTTTTTCTTTTCACTAGGTCAATGCTAGATAGAAAGGGGCTGGCTATTGATGCTACTGCGACCGGCTTAGTCATCGGACGTTCACTTGTAGCCGTTTTCTTTGTGATAGTGGGCATTATTTAACCCCTTTGTTGTGGTTAGCAATCAAGGCTAAACAAGCTTCCATCTCGCGTTTACTCTCAGTGGCCATGCGCGTACATAGCCTGATAATAAATTCTTTTTGGTCGTATTCCATTCCTCTAAACTGGCGCACGAGATCCGCTTCCACCCTCACGACTTTGATAGAAAGCATTATTTGCCCTCCTTGCCAGCGACATCATTGAACGCTTCAATGCGCTCGGCGGCAATTTCTCCCAGCATCTGCGACGATACAAGTGCAAGTCTCAGTAAGCGCTCCGTATCCATGAGGTTGAGCGCTGGTGCCGTGCCGTTATCTCTGTTCATATGGCTCATATGTGCAACATCAATGCAGGTTTGAATACCTTGGCAAACATCCATCGTTAAGGCGCAAAAGTCCGCATGTTCATCATATTTAACCTGAGGATGTATCCATGAAAATGACTTGTGAGTAGCCGCTGGCCTTGGTGCCGGTGCTTTCTGGTAGATAGTCGTGGTCATTATTTCCGCTCCTTCAGAAAACGATCGTTCTCGAACTCGATTTCGTCAGATGCTTTTTCTGCGAGTAACGACGCGGACGTAATCGCCATTCTTAGCAGACTCGCCCGGTCGTTATCGTTGAACATTGGCTTTTCGTAGTGTTCATGCGCCGCTAACCCGGCCTCTATTATTTCGAGAATGGTTGCTATCCCTTTTCCTATATCCAGTGCAGCGGCCTGCAATGAATGATGGTGCTTCCATTCGCCGTATTGCCATTGGAAAGCCTTAAACGGTTCGGGTATGGCTTTGACTGGTGCGGGGGTGATGGTATTTTTAGCCATTACATTGACTCCCCAGCAATGCCATACGCCACATTAGCCAGCTCAGAGAGCAGATAAGCTGCGTCGCTGATTACCGCGTGCTGGCTCTCAGAGGAACCGGCGATTAGTTCACTGACGGCAGATATTCCAGCCAACAAGGTCAGAAGTTTGGCGCCATCAGCGAAGTGGTCTTTGAGTGAATTAGTGGTGGCGCTCATGCCGCACCACCGACCAGCGCATTCAGCTTGTCCTGCATGGCTTCGCGCTCGCAATCGATCGTATTTTCCATGTCGAACGCCACACGAACACCGACTCGCGCTAACTTTTGTATCGCGTTAAGTCTCTTGAGCAGTTCCCCACCGGCCATGCCATCGGTATGAGCCAGTGCTTCAAGAGCAACCATAATGGGAGTGATGTTGTTACTGATGCTGCAGTAGCCGACCTCCGCTACCCAGACTGCGTCTCTGGCTCCCTCCAGGGCGGTTGACCGCTGTAGCTTTGCAGATGTCGCTATTTGCTCTGATTCAGCTGTGTGTTGCTTTGCGCTAGCCGATGGTTTTTGATGTACTTCATTTGCAGTGCTATTATTAGTAACCATTTGAACAAACCTCTATTTTGTGAATTTGGTAGGCCTGCGAGGGTGCTAGTAACACTCTCGCTTGCCGCTTTTACATCCTCAATTAATACTCGTACCCGGGCCAACTCGCGCCAATTCATTCGTTCTACTTTGCTCTAGGCGAACAACAATCTCTGCATTTAAGCTGCGATGATTTTCGACAGCCCGATTTCTAAGATAAGCCTTTAATTCATCCTTCATACGTATTCCAAGTGGCGCAAGTTTTATGTTGTCCATGAAATCACCCTTTCTTTAATAGCTACATTATGTAATGACTACAGATTGAAATCATTACATATTGAAGTCACATGGTCAAGGTTTTTTTAATTACACTATGTAGCTATGGAAAATTCAAATAAATCAGCCAAATTACCTATCTCTAATGTCGCCCCGTTTGGCCTGCGCATGCAGCCTGAGCTAAAAGCCCAATTACAAGCGGCGGCAGATCGAAACGAGCGCAGCATGAACTCTGAAATAACCGCCCGGTTAAATCAAAGCTTCGAATTAATTGCAGGGTTGAAAGATGCGGAAATAAATGCCCTCGCAGAAAAGATAGCGACTCGACTCGGTGAAAAAATAAAGAAATAATTGATTAGGATGACCGAGCTTATCGAGCCCCCCCCCCGTTTCGGGGCTCTCAGGGAATGCTGACACAATGGTGCGCAACTAAACCAGACTAGAGGCTAGCCGAATGGATCGAGATCGCGGGAAGACTTAGAATGATAGCCCCACATCGCTATCGTATAGATGACGCAATCGAGCACTAAAAAGGCTTAAGGAATTATTTTTGCATCCATGTTTGCATCCACAATGTCTGTTTTAAAACCATGAACCCTTTATACATAAGGGTTACAGACGATTATTAGATTCCCCCTTTCCCGCCAGAACATAGCGCATAAGTCTTTGATTTCAAAGACTTATGCGCTTTTTTTATGGGCGCTCGATGGGACTAAATAGGGTATATTGGCGCTGAAATGACAGCTTTTATGCAAGCATTTTTATTTAGTTAATTGACAAACAATAGCGCCAATAAATTTTAATCTATAAAAGCAGGTTAAGGCACGACGGAATGAAGCGTGACCAGGTTAATACGATTGTCATCCACTTGGTAGATCACATTTGCTAATTTGTACAAAAGTCAGCGTCTGTCAGTTTTGGCACAATATCACCCGTTATGATCAAGCCAAGTTTTGACTTCACCTTGACAGGTGACCATTGCGGCAGCGCATACCAATTAACGGGAAATTTATATTGTTTACGCCCGTTTGGTAAGCGCTTGACCTTTCGGTCAGCCAATCACCGTGACCGACAGCAGACGGCCACGAAGAGACGGTCACGGGTGTCGCTTCGGATGACCGCTCTTCGGCCTTAGCGGTCACCCAGGCTTTTTTTTCGGAAGACTCTTGCAGACTGATAGCGGACGTCCAGGATCGACGTCAGATCGACAGCACTTGGCCAAGATCAAACCTCAACCAGCTCACACCGACTTCGTTTTCAATTCAACTTGCAGCCGGGATGGGCAACGGATTACTCTATTATCTTGAGAGCACTCGATAGGAATCTCATTGAATACGATCGGTGACATGGTAACAGGCAACGCCTTCGTTGATCAGGCCCGAGCGCGGCTTAGAGAGCTAAGCGTTGAGTCAGTCCTTGATGCTTGCTTTTATTGCATCAGAAGAATGCCAAACGATGGCTACGAATGGTATGCGAGAACACCTTTCATTACGCTTCTAATGATTAAATGGGCTGTGGAATTGTGGGATTCGAATACGCGACGAAGGACATGTACTGGCTCCGACTTCGACTTTGTGGCCCAGAGCATTTGGGACGCAGTAAGCAAATTACATCGGCCAACGCGACCGTCTATCTTCATGCGCCGGACGGCTTTCCAACAGATCTGGTATCAACGGCCATTTGACGTCGGTGCGATACCACGACAGGCAATGTTATTTGGTGAACTCATGGCGGACGAACAGGTCGTCCGCGAGTTCGCAGCTAGTACGGGCATCGGGCCTCGCAATTTCGTTCGACAGCTTGCTCGAATGGCTTGCCAAATAGGCGACCTCCGTGGACTTCCGGCGCTTACCAAGATGCGGCCGGAACCTCGGTCAGAGGACGCCCGCGACTGGCCGCTAGTGACGCAGTTTCTTGTCTTCAATTTGCAGGAAGTCCATCGACGCATTGCGATTCTGGCGCAGTACGGGACACCTCGTGAAGTAGAGCTTTGTGAACAATCTCCGCTGATCCGAATGCCATTCATTCGCACATTTCGCGGTGATGAGTGCATCCACCACAAGGTCCTCGAACATAGTCTTGAAACCGCGCTCTACGATGTCCTTCGGGACCGCGGTGCTGAAGCGTTCATGCGCTCATTTGGACCCGCCTTCGAGTCCTATGTCGGCCGAGTTCTTAATGAACTTCATTACAGGGTCATCCGCGAGCACGAATTGCAGAAGCTTTTGAATGGAAAAGGGAAATGTGTTGATTTCGCGGTGATAAGTGATGAAGTGTTGCTACTGGTCGATTCGAAAGGAATTGAAGGACACTACGACGAGCTTTATCATAACCTCTCCGAAGTGCTCACACAAAAACTTCGTACGACGGCTTTGCATGCGGCAGATCAGGCGGTCGAGACCGTTAGACGGCTACCCGATTCGCTTAGACGGCCGCTGATTATTTTCATATGCGTCACCTACAAGCAGCTTAACATCGGTGACGGCGATGCCCTGCGCGATCTGACAATTGACACGAAGGAATGGGATGCCACTCGTTGGCACGAGAGAAGTCTGCCTCCCTCACAAATGTTCACTATCTCCATCAGCGAACTTGAGACGCTGTGCGGAGTTATACGCGCTGGCGTACCTGTTGAAAATATCTTCCGAAAGATTCTTGCCGATAATGGGTCGCCCGAAAGCAGCAAGCTGCTGTTCGAACAGCACATGGCCGAGTACGGCTCGGTGGATATTCCAGAGTATACCTATACTGCTGCCGACCAGTTGTGTGGTAAAGGCTAGATGCCCGCGATCTGAATTCAAAATTTGGCGTGACTTTCTCACAGGCGCTCTCACGATGAGTCAGGTCGCACGGGATCCAGGCTGGGCACGGGAGAGTTTATATAAAGCACTTCCTGTGAAGGTAACCCGGAATTTAGCACCATTCTTAAAGTGATGAAGGCGCTCGGGCTCGAGTTACATGCCAGCCCGGCGTAAGCAGTTTTACCTCACACCCGCTTAAATGCCGAAATAGCGACTCCCGAATCAACGCGTGATCTTCAGCACGAGAACCGGGTAAAGGTCGGGCGGCATAACGCATTTCCGCCCCCTTTTCCCCTGACCCGGTCCTTGAGTCCTTCCTGATGACCCGGGCAATACACGCCACGCTTCGGTGGAATCCCGCTGCCATTGATTGGCATCTTGCAAGATTTTAAGGCTCTTTTGTTTGCGCAGCTTGGTGAACATGGCGGCCTCTTGTCGCTTGATGCGTCCGATTTTACCCCACAGATTTTTACGTTTCTTGCGCGCCGTGTAGGTTTGGCCGTCCGGTGCTTGCTGGCTGGTAATGCGTTTTACCTGGCTGCGGCGCAAATCCTGCGCGATTTGTTTGTTCACGGCGCTGCGCTGTGCCAGCAGCAGTTTTGCCAGCGGTGCATCCGCCCAGTCTTCGATAGCCTGTGGGTCGGAGCCAGGTCTTATAAAGAACGTATCGCCAAGTAAAATCACGCGCTTGATATCAAGCTCCGCGCTGATCTTCTTGGGAAGTGGCTGTTTTTTATTGGCTTCAGTTTGCAGCACGAGAATGTCGCAAATGACCGCCCGGTAAACGCGGAACCTCCCGGTCAGCCAATTACAGTGACAGATTGCACAAGGCGAAAAGCGGATGTGTTATCGCTATATAAACAACCCTAACGCACCCGCCTTGCTGAGAATCAAAGAAGTTAAGAAATGCTAACCCAAGAAAAACACCTACCGATAGAAAGATTCGACCCTGCCTTTTACTTTAGTCATCAAGGGATTGCCCTTCCGATCGAGCGCCTTTCCGGCCGGGACTTTAATCCATCCCTCGCTAATGCAGTATTCCTCAACATCGAAACGCTCTTTATCGTTAAGCTTGATACCAACATCATGCTCAAATATGGCAGCATTGTGGTGGGGACTACGAGGATCGACTGAGAGCCGATCAGGAAGTGGGGGGCGGTTTTGGGTATCGTTCATGGCTGCAATTATCAACTATAAGACTAATCAAAACAATTTTTTTGCGTGGTTTCGCTAAATGACCTGGTCGACCGCAACTCATTCACTCCCTTGCGACGTTGAGCGCGAACAAATCGTCATTTGGAAAGCTACCTCCGGCAACAGGAACGAAAGTATCTATATTTGGAACCTGCATAGCTCGCCACCTGGTGGGGGAAAGTCCGGCAATGTGACTGGAAAGCAATTTACTTTACCCGTGCCAAGATCGAATGGTCGCTCCGTAAATGAGTAAAGTGCCCATGCGTTATACCTGCCAACCTTTGTATACGAATTCCAGGCTCTACCCGTCAGTGTCCAGTACATTTGCTGCGTAATAGCGCGGGTCATAATGAAGCCTCAACCCAGGTTCGCCATTGTCACTACCACCAGAGGCCAGGGCCGCTGCGTAGGCTTTATCGACGGCGGCTTGGCTGCGTGCGATAAATCCAATGTGCGCGGCACGACTGTCCACTACACCCTGGCGCAACCAAAAGGACATGCGGCCAAGAGTCCCAAATCCCTTGAGGTCTGGATGCCCGGCGGCCCATCTTTACCATCGTAATCGAGTCGATTCGCTATGCCAAGCGGCGCAAGGGCGACAGTGTAAAACGCTATAGAGCGATCAATCTCGCTGACTGATAGGAATACATGGTCCAACATGACGTTCTTCCTTTCATATCAAATGGCGAAGCCGCCAGCGACTTCGATAGTTTGTGCATTTATCCAGCCACTGTCTTCCGTTAAAAGGCTCACGATTACTTTCGCAACTTCCTCTGGTTCTCCAACTCGCCCCAGAGCGGTTTGAGAAGCCAATAGCGACTCGAATTCGTCACTAACGGCACTCAGTCCGGTTCAATATCAAAAGCAAATTCGCCTGCTAAAAACGCGTACTTTGCTTATTTCTGCCGGTTACAGTGTTACCGCAGCAGCCTATAAAGTCGGCTATCAGAGTTCAACCCAGTTCAGCAGAGAATACGCACGAGAGTTTGGACAACCTCCGGCGAAAGATGCCGCGAGGCTTGCTCTGGCAATAAGGCCCTAAACTCAAACGCAAGAAAAGCTTCGGCATCCGTCCGCTTCGGGAAGAAAGCAGGGCTTGCCATTGTGACCTCGGCGGCTCCCTCTTAGAACCTATATTGCTGATCTGGTCGGAGAGCGTGATTTTCCGCATTGGATTCGAAGCAAGAGATGGCGAGCGCGCATGATATCCAGGCCACGGAACCGGCCGCCCTATTATCCGTCGTGTTTTGTGTCGTGATTGTCTAGTGAACGTACTTTGCGCGGCACGGTGCATTATCTGGCCGCAACCGGTAAGCTAGCGCCGCAATCCGGCTGGCAACGGCAATCCTTCCGCCAGCGCAAGTCGCTCCATCGCCGACTCCAGCAGCCCACGCGCCTGTGCAACGGCGAGAGTGAGTGGCGCGTGTACATGCGCATCGTCCGGATTGCGCGAACCGCATTGCTCACTGTAGCGCTCAAAACTATTCAACATCAATAAAATTTCGGCCAAATGGCGCGGGCAGTCGCAACCGATATTATTGGCGACGGAGACCAGCGTCGTCAAGGCCTCGTCATCCAGTCGACGCGGTAACGCTGGCATCGTTGACGAACCAGCAGCGGCACGTTTAGAAGGCAGAGGTGGCTGCGCCGCCAGTGCGGCATCGCACAGGACAACAAATTCTATCGGGTCAGCCGGCATGCGAACCACCAGATAACCTTGCTTACGCAATGTGCGCAGTGTCGAAGCCCCGCAAAAACGGTAAACCACGATCACGGCGGCGATGCCGGTGATCTGACGCAAAACGGTAATCAAGGGTACAGCGCCGTCTTCCAACTCCGGCACTTCGATCACCAATACGTCGGCATCCACCTTGCCGAGTGCGTCCGAGCTTGCGTCAAGGTTTCGTGCTGCGTGCACCACTTCCAATGCCCAATTAGCAGGTCCACCGCTTGTCATCCGTTGCTCGAGATTTTCTCCGACTACCATAACCCGTATAGGACGTTCGCGCGCCTCACCAATTGATATTAGCGGGTCGCCGAGCGCCAACAACTCTTCACTCGTCAAATTGGCCAGCGCGCCGATCTGATGGCCCTGATCCACCAAATTTCGTATTAGCTGTAGCCGGTGTACTTGTTCGCGCGAATAAAGGCGTTGACCATTTGGAGAGCGGTCCGGCGTCGATATACCATAGCGGCGCTCCCACACCCGTAGCGTTTCTACTGAGAGACCCGCCATGCTGGCGGCACGCCCACTGCGATAAATGCCAATATCAAGCGCCGCATC is a genomic window of Glaciimonas sp. PAMC28666 containing:
- a CDS encoding MerR family transcriptional regulator yields the protein MTKLEYVNADLEDAALDIGIYRSGRAASMAGLSVETLRVWERRYGISTPDRSPNGQRLYSREQVHRLQLIRNLVDQGHQIGALANLTSEELLALGDPLISIGEARERPIRVMVVGENLEQRMTSGGPANWALEVVHAARNLDASSDALGKVDADVLVIEVPELEDGAVPLITVLRQITGIAAVIVVYRFCGASTLRTLRKQGYLVVRMPADPIEFVVLCDAALAAQPPLPSKRAAAGSSTMPALPRRLDDEALTTLVSVANNIGCDCPRHLAEILLMLNSFERYSEQCGSRNPDDAHVHAPLTLAVAQARGLLESAMERLALAEGLPLPAGLRR
- a CDS encoding SDR family oxidoreductase codes for the protein MASQTALGRVGEPEEVAKVIVSLLTEDSGWINAQTIEVAGGFAI
- a CDS encoding DUF3297 family protein codes for the protein MNDTQNRPPLPDRLSVDPRSPHHNAAIFEHDVGIKLNDKERFDVEEYCISEGWIKVPAGKALDRKGNPLMTKVKGRVESFYR
- a CDS encoding Arc family DNA-binding protein, producing MDNIKLAPLGIRMKDELKAYLRNRAVENHRSLNAEIVVRLEQSRTNELARVGPGTSIN
- a CDS encoding Arc family DNA-binding protein, producing MENSNKSAKLPISNVAPFGLRMQPELKAQLQAAADRNERSMNSEITARLNQSFELIAGLKDAEINALAEKIATRLGEKIKK
- a CDS encoding phage virion morphogenesis protein gives rise to the protein MLQTEANKKQPLPKKISAELDIKRVILLGDTFFIRPGSDPQAIEDWADAPLAKLLLAQRSAVNKQIAQDLRRSQVKRITSQQAPDGQTYTARKKRKNLWGKIGRIKRQEAAMFTKLRKQKSLKILQDANQWQRDSTEAWRVLPGSSGRTQGPGQGKRGRKCVMPPDLYPVLVLKITR